In Humulus lupulus chromosome 6, drHumLupu1.1, whole genome shotgun sequence, a single genomic region encodes these proteins:
- the LOC133784445 gene encoding flavonoid 3-O-glucosyltransferase-like, translating into MAATNNSTDPDPTRHVAVLAFPFGTHAGPLLSLVRELSTAAPDVKFSFLSTSRSNKALFSSESSERAEIKVVPFDVGDGTREGSAPPGNLIEAVDAFLNAVPENFERGLVEAEKVVGVKIGCVVSDAFFWFAGQMAGERRIPWVPLWTSGPRPLLSIMYIDEIRRRFGARENNKDEILDFLPGFSSFQITDLSAGIIIPPETSESPFDIMLHKMAHALPKANAVVINSFHQIDSQISTHLKTQFKKFLNVGPFTLMTTSQNPKHKYDSNGCLEWLSGHNPASVVYVSFGSMVTPHPDKMAVLAEALKASGFSFLWSYRGQETPLVEETLEGKLVSWAPQVEVLKHPSVGVFVTHCGWNSILESIVGGVPLICCPIFGDQMTNRRTIEQVWGIGVGVEVEGVMSKHGVLKALRSVLVEEEGKGMRRRIRAMKKLAFEAVDSVDGSSSKDFNELVEIITTG; encoded by the exons ATGGCCGCAACTAACAACTCTACTGACCCCGACCCGACTCGACACGTTGCAGTACTCGCCTTCCCTTTCGGAACCCACGCCGGGCCTCTTCTCAGCCTAGTCCGGGAGCTCTCGACGGCGGCACCGGATGTGAAATTCTCGTTCTTGAGCACGTCGCGGTCGAACAAAGCCCTCTTCTCATCGGAGAGTAGTGAGAGAGCCGAGATCAAGGTGGTGCCGTTCGACGTCGGCGACGGGACGCGGGAAGGGTCTGCGCCGCCGGGGAACCTGATTGAGGCGGTGGATGCGTTCTTGAATGCGGTGCCGGAGAATTTTGAGAGGGGATTGGTGGAGGCGGAGAAGGTGGTTGGGGTGAAGATTGGGTGTGTGGTGTCGGACGCGTTCTTCTGGTTTGCCGGACAAATGGCCGGCGAGAGGCGGATCCCATGGGTGCCGCTCTGGACGTCGGGGCCAAGGCCACTGCTTTCTATTATGTATATCGATGAGATACGACGACGTTTCGGAGCTCGAG AAAATAACAAGGACGAAATCCTAGACTTTCTTCCTGGATTTTCATCATTTCAAATCACTGACTTATCAGCCGGAATAATCATTCCGCCAGAAACATCAGAATCACCATTCGATATCATGCTCCACAAGATGGCACACGCTCTCCCTAAAGCCAACGCAGTTGTCATCAATTCCTTCCACCAAATCGATTCACAAATCTCAACTCATCTCAAAACCCAGTTCAAAAAATTTCTCAACGTGGGACCCTTCACACTCATGACAACCTCTCAAAACCCAAAACACAAATACGACTCGAACGGTTGCCTGGAATGGTTATCAGGGCACAACCCAGCATCGGTTGTCTATGTTAGCTTCGGCAGCATGGTGACTCCACATCCAGATAAAATGGCAGTGTTGGCAGAGGCCCTAAAGGCAAGTGGGTTTTCgttcctttggtcatatagaggCCAGGAAACACCACTTGTCGAAGAAACCCTAGAAGGAAAATTGGTCTCTTGGGCACCACAAGTGGAGGTTCTGAAACATCCGTCGGTGGGGGTTTTTGTGACCCATTGTGGGTGGAACTCTATTCTCGAGAGCATTGTGGGAGGAGTACCTTTGATTTGTTGTCCCATTTTTGGAGACCAAATGACCAATAGGAGAACGATTGAACAAGTTTGGGGGATCGGTGTTGGAGTTGAAGTCGAAGGTGTTATGTCAAAACATGGTGTTTTGAAGGCTTTGAGAAGTGTGTTGGTAGAGGAAGAAGGGAAAGGAATGAGGAGGAGAATTAGGGCTATGAAGAAGCTTGCCTTTGAGGCAGTTGATAGTGTTGATGGAAGCTCTAGTAAAGATTTTAATGAGTTGGTGGAGATCATTACTACAGGGTGA